TTGTCCTGCTTAGACGCTTCTGATACTTGAGGAGGCCGTTGTCTTGCGTCTTGCTTGGGGTGACAAGAAGAAGCTGCAGGTACGACAAGTGAGTccaaaaatatttgaaagaaattgtCATATTTGTGTAAAATTTTGCAGATGAAGCTTTTAAATGAAAATGTTGGTGGCAAAAAGCATCGTCTCTTAACTTATAAAAATgtatattttaaatatttaacgATACTGTACAATGAAGTTGCATGAAAGTATATTAAATGTGTATCGTGTTACATGCGCTTGGTTTCTTGAGGACTTGTTCGTGTTCCAAGGGGTGGACTGGAACAAGCATGCGGCTGAATCGCACCTGTAGTTTTTGGCCTCTCTATCCCATGCTGGTGTATCACGCATGCGGAGAGTTATGTAACTAATGCATCGGGGACTGTGTCAAACGAACACCGGTTAGCAGTATATACTGATCCACGGGATAAACACCAGTAACAGGGATTGTGTTATCCTTTGTCAAGTAATTTTTAATCCCCTGTGAAACGAACACTTTCGACATTAGTTCCAGTTTTCTCGCGGTGTCTCTTCTCCAGCTCTATCCCAGTCTCTACTGGTGGATTCAAAATGGCTGCTAAATCGTCCCAGGAGATAGCCCATTTCACTGCAAGAGTTATACCCCGGGCTAGTGCGTTTGCTCTTCAAGGATACAAACATTGTTGTCATGTAATGCTCCACTGTCCAACAGAAGCGAGGCTGTTCAGTTATTATCCGATAAAGCATGCTGTTCTGGTAAGTGTACATGTGTTACTAAATAATTGTGGTTGACAAACCTGGACGAGCCGGTTTGACTCATGTTTGCCTGAAGGGGCTAAACCCGTCAATTTATTGTCATTTCATCGAATAAGAATAGTGCCTAGTGTATTCTGACGCGTTCTTCTAAGCAAAATCATGAAGAGGAGCATTTCAAATGTCAGAAATGGTAGGCAGTTACTTGAATGATTTATTTCTAATGGCATGATCAGCCTTAAGACAAAACGAATCAGTTTAACTTCCTGGCCTCTGCTTGGGAAGTATAACAAAGTCAGCTTAATAGGCAATGAACTAAAATCATTCAACCCTGGCCATTTGCTGTCCCAGCTACAGTAATTGTTTGAGAGTTGGTTAACACAAATCCAGGATTGACACAATTATCAAGGTTCTAAGTTTGCACTTACCAAAGGGAAAGttgaaaacactgacccccacCCCATGGACAACAACATGAACTACTCCATGCACAACCCTATGGAATACCCTATTGCCTTTTGGGAAcacattatttattttatatatactgggattttcgcatcaaattttgctgtgtgaaaaagtGTTTCAgattttacttcgaccaataagagaggcgaaacgagttgctcaaacatgaaaaaaattggttttgtttAAATCACAAACCACGGTTTAATGAGAATTGTGTTTTCGCTGCCTTTTTCTCGGTCATTGTGGGCAGCTTTGACAAGATAATATTTTCAGTGTACTTGAGTTGTTTGAAATTCAAACGTATCAAGAGCTAGGATATATTTTTAAGGATGGCTGAATCTCAGTATaatgtataaataaacaaattacagcatggtCACTTGTTGGTGAAGTATCACAAATCTCACTTGTTCAATACTTCACCATCTCATGTGAGAATCCCGTATGCGCATGCTTTCCATACAGTAATCTCTATGTACAACATAATAACTCCAGTTAAGTTGGCACCCACAAAAGGGAAAGttgaaaacactgacccccacTCCATGTACAATCGCAATGGAATACCCTATTACCTTTAGGGTAAACAGTATGTGCAACATAACTCCATTTTCAGCCCATTCCTCATTATAGTCTTGCTAGGTAAGTTGTGAAAGTTTATCCTTTTGTCTTTTATAGTCATGAAATTGTTGGTAACAAGATTGTCACCTCCACCTCCCTCTCCCTCCATATTGTATGACACAGCAACTTGCGGAAGATTTTCTTTGATCAGTGAATAATATATTTATGTTTGGATCAATCCATGTCCAAGTGAAACACTGTTAATTTATTAAGTACTGTCTAATTTCCTAGATGCAGCTTCGGTTTGATGGTCGGTTTGGGTTTCCTGGGGGCTTTGTGGATGGCAATGAAGATCTGGAGACAGCTTTAAACAGAGAGGTTGTTGAAGAGTTGGGCAAGACATCTGAACCAGTAAACATCACCAAAGATGACTATGTCATTTCTCACAGATATGAAGAACATGTTTCTCAATTAAGCATGACCAAGAGACTTTGCCtacatttttttgcaaagagaatACCTTTGAAACAGTTCTTGGAGCTTGAGAAGAGAAAGCCAGAGGGATCTAATCTAGACTACGAGGTAAATTGGAAAGCATGAGCAATATTACCATTGGAAATACAAGataaactagtaataatcagagattagaaaagtgtgttcaatattgttttgttgctttataacttggatttgtgtgttttttcatTGACCACCTACTAAGGACATGGTTAAAACcttgtacttttgaaattcaccatAACGCAGCTTGAGTCTACATCCATGTTGTCTGGCATtggatcgataccagcatgagatcgaggccaagTGTGTTAGTCTCTCCAAGATGGtggccaaagcctgaaatgatcTAGCATCCATGATCAAAACCCGCGGGACGTCATAAAACCCACGGGACTGAAAAACAACATAAATAGTGTGTGTTCTATGAAATGCAATGATTGATAAGAatatggtttgaacccaggagtaacataccttgattgaaaaagatcatctgggtgattggagtcctgagaaggactgttgtttgtgactgatgTTTTGACAACCAGCCTCCACACAGGTTGtggaaacgtcagtcacaaacaacagtccttcttgggactccaatcacccagatgatctttttcaatcaaggcaaTGATTGATATAAATTGATACTAGAAAAAACATCAGAACTTGAAAAATTGGGCATGCTGATCATTGAAATCATGCTCTGTTCCATAGTACTCTGCCTATGAGTCATATTGGATTTTTTCAACCTTGTCATTTTCATTAACTTGTCATTTATGGATGGTATCCAAACTTTATGGTGCTATGAATCgttattaaattttgttatgAAACCTGTTTTGGAAATAGAATACAACACAACctctttgattgaaaaagatcatttggGTGATCGGAGTCCTGAGATGGACTGTCTTTTTTGCGACTGACGTcttgacaacctgtgcagaagccatcttcagagtcaaggaAAACAGTGCTTATCAAGGCTCCAATCACCCGGATGATCTTTTTcgatcaaggtatgttactccaaggttcaaaccattttcttaacaCAACCTCTGTTCATAAATTTTGTGCAGTAACATCTAGTTTGTAAACAAAAAGATTAATAATTTTGCCCAGAGAAGcaaatgaattaattagctaagTCAATAAAAATTTTACCGAAGTAGGGAAAATTCACTTAGAGGGTTTATGAATTAATTTTCTTCTCTTAATTAATCTTTATCTTGTTTTGCTTCAAGTATTTGTTAGCTTTTATCTTGCCCTAGTCCTTTACTATAGAGAAAGCCTTGCCCCTTCTCACTTGAAACAAGCAATGATTTGGGTCTCTGAAAAGATCCTTCTTCTCCTAAGATTTACCGCTcgttaacagttattcttcgaggacgcgccggatatgagctgatatatataaccaacgaggccttcaaaatttcagcacaagaaattcgccatcagtttttccgtatttggtcaaacttaacgataatggctcctatcatgggcttagggaaccaatcagaaagctggaaaatcattatcctgagctaaaaatttactaacaataattattcatgaaaCCAAAATATTCATATTAGTCAGCTGTATTCCAAATGGTCACGGTGTTGTGTGACTATATAAATGTCACGCGTTGGTCATTTTCGATTTTGTCCTTATTCCTTTTCAGGTTCTTGGTATTGTGCGCTGCCCCCTTTACGTCATGCGTGACAAACGAGGAGGATTTCCTTCATTCTTAAGAAATAATTTCGTGGGAAATACCAAAGATCAATTGCTAATCGGCTTAGAGCACGCCGGAATTTTAACTCAAGAGGAAATAGAGGAGGTCGTTCATTTATCACAATGTTAGTTCAGATGTCAGATCCAAAACGCTAACGGAAGTTATTATAGAGGAAGTGTTGCAATGTGGAACTAATTTTATCCCATCGTGATTCTCAAGTGTTATATTCTTAGAGACTACAGGTGGTGAATCTAACAGCGTGGGACCTGATAATGCAAGGTGGTTTCCGTGAgaactcgtcaacattttcgtACCATTCTCGGGCGTTTTCGTAACAACATGGGATTCTGGCGATCGTAAGTGGTACGTGACAAAATGTTAgaatgtgtgtttttttttttagtaaatttcACAGATAAGCATCTCTGTGGGTATTTCCTATTTTACAAAAGCTTTTATTCGTATCATTTCGTTGAAGATATCGATGCTCTTATAGAATATATTGAAATCATGGATGCTCGGCTTACATGATTTTTTGGCGCTTAGACGGCCCTGAGGGAGATCATAAATCGTCTGAGAACTCTTGCAATTATCATTTTTACACGTTATTTTGTTTCACTAAATATTTATAGAGTGTGAATAATGATATTTTTGGAATGCAtgttcagtgtttttttttaatgatactTCCCTTCAAATATACCACAGTGTGAATAGGTTATTCTTCAAGAAGCGATTTAAAGAATAAGATTGGCTGTGATGGGCTGTTAAATTTAATCTTAACACTTAAAAAACCCGCAATATTCACTCTGTTATGAACCCGCAGTAATGCATCCCACACGCCCCCGTGCTAGAAATGAGCTTTGAGCATCTCAGCTCAGCAATAGCATTTCACCCTGTGGGATGTCTCGAACGTAACGACAAAAACATGTATCACGAGTCTGGGTCCGCCACCCGGGTCCGCTATAGTTGAAAGCGGAGATTAATTTCGGCTCAAGTGCATATTTTGCGAACTAATTTCCTTCACACGTTCGTTCAGTTTTGGTTCAACACTAGATGTAGTTTCAGCAATGATACACTGAGTATCTTCGGTCTCTTTTTGTGTATAGCTCTCTCAGGTGTCCATGTAACAACCATGGCGGGAAACTGAAAATTATCGGAGGATAACTcgtgaattttttgtttttcccataTGACAGAATGCTGTCAAAAATGGCTTTTAATTAAACTGTTCAAAATAGCACAGCAAAAAAAGTGAATAACGATGGTGCCAAGTTCATCAAATCCACAAACAAGAACGGCGAAAACATTGATGACTCAATTCAAAACAACTGATTCAGTGGTGAAAAAAAATCGCGCGAAACCATGTTTTAATATTTCTCGGCCGTCCTCTGCGAAGCAACAATGTAAGGTTTTTCCAAGAACGAAACGCCAAACACGTGTCATTCTTTCAATGTCTTTGCACCATGTCTTTTGCATGGTtcagtcaaaaacgttttgccAACATTGTGCAAAGTAGATGTCCTGTCACCTCAGCCTACTaccattttttttcagtcttctcTTTCATGTTGGCGTGGGTTGAACCCCGGACTAAGAAGCACGCTAATTGTGGGATTTACTAACGAGAGGGTCATAAAAAATACTCCGTCCCGTTTTTCGATACCAAGATGAAAACATAAATGCAAATAATTAGTTTTAAATGAGAGGCTGGCTGTATTAGTTTTGGGGTGTATTGACTTGCAAAAGGCGTTCGTTCGTTTAGAAGTTGATGAAACTCTTTTAACGGCTGTTTTGAGCAGTCGAAAATACCTTGGGTCGGTCAACGTCTGTAAGTTATAGGTCCCTGGTGTGCGAactgtaattaatttttttccaagaatttttgaGCGTCTATCGACTACTTTAACATGTGTTGCCGCAAGTAGATGACGGATGCCGTGCCTTTGAATCTTCATCATGTGGGTTTTTGGACCCCGTAATGACGGGCTGTTACAaagtttttttcacttttgcttCTAATTGGAAGAGTACTTAATGTAACTTTGAAGGGCAATCTCTCTTTGGGGCGTGAAACAAATGCTCTTTATTTTGAATGCAACAAATACCACAATGAAAATGCTACAGATTTTTCTTCTGTGGTTATTCCACAAACCTTGCGTGGAAAGGTGTGCTGAAGTGATTATATTTTCGGCAAGCTAAGTTGCTCAAAATATATTTCTATAAAACGACATTTCGTAAAGCATATATGCATTTTCTGGCCGTTAGAAGAGGGTTACATTTTCCAACTTGTTTCTGAATTTATTCTGGACTTATTAATAGATCTTTTCAAAGagtgttctttgttttttaaacttttatgCGTACGTGACTGACAAGGAAATGGGATCGCTGGAAGTGCCACGCGAAGCAAATTCAGCGAACGGTTATGAAAAGCCGACGATGTAAGAGTAAAAAACATTGGAGAGGAAACGGAAAACTTCAAGAATAACAAGGTTCTCCTTACGTGACCTCTCGACCTTGTTAACACGAAAAGCCAGTGACGATAAGATTAAGATGTTCTTGAAGTAATTGTGTCTCTTATTTCAGTGGGGTTTCCTTTCAATCAGGGCGATTTTCCTAATCCCCATGTATAACATGTGGAATTACAAGATGTCTTGAGTGGGTGAAAAACGACCGTCAAACTTGTGGCAACAAATAGGCTAGTAGCTTCTGAGTACATCGTCTTCAGAGCGAAAACCAACTTATTCTGGGAGATTGCCGTTTTCATGGAAGTGAAAGGCAATCCGTAATTCCAGCCACTAGAAACTTTTGTGAAGTAACATTCTTTCAGTATTCATAAACTTTGATACTTGATGGCGAATGTTGAAGCACGCCCTCGCGCAAATCTTGAAATTGATTTGATCGTTTTCCTTACGTGTTTTGAGCACGGTTTGAAGCAGTTCCACACGCAACTCAAACGTCGATTTGTTTATTCAATCTCCATTTTTCGTCTCTTACGGAAATTAATTCTTTATGCACGTTGTTATGATGGTCTAAAGAGCCGTTATCTTTTCAAACGATCACATTTTCTGTGGTCTTTGTAGTGGTGCGATGAAAGGCGACTCTTTTATTCAATTATCTCTTTATTTGGGTGTAAACGTATTAAGTGTGATAATTGTAAACACTCGAGGAAATTAATCCGCTTTCTTTGTTCCTCAACGATTAGCTTTAGGAACGAGAAGCGATGTCGGCCATTGGAGCCAGACGAACACCAAGCGAGCTTGTTCAATCACAGCATTGATGGAGCTTCGCGCCAAATATGCGAGCGCTTTTCTAAATGAGAATTTTTTTACCGAATTACCGAACTAGACGAGTTGATCCATGTGTCTTTATTGTCGGTAGCGAGGCAATACCGGACAATGATTTATCCATCTTCCGGACAGTTGAGCGTGCAATTAATTGCTATGATGAACGTccaatttttctgttttgccgGTCAAAGGTGTAATATAAATACTCGCAAGTTTAGTTCGCCGTCTACGTACTTTGCACGTGATTGTGACAGAGGAAAGCGGTCTTATTTTAATCGATCGGCATTCCTTTGACGTTAGCTTTGCGAATTGTGAGCGCAAAGGTTTTTTAAACCTTGGTGTGAAAAGTGT
This genomic stretch from Acropora muricata isolate sample 2 chromosome 5, ASM3666990v1, whole genome shotgun sequence harbors:
- the LOC136916278 gene encoding U8 snoRNA-decapping enzyme-like, with translation MAAKSSQEIAHFTARVIPRASAFALQGYKHCCHVMLHCPTEARLFSYYPIKHAVLMQLRFDGRFGFPGGFVDGNEDLETALNREVVEELGKTSEPVNITKDDYVISHRYEEHVSQLSMTKRLCLHFFAKRIPLKQFLELEKRKPEGSNLDYEVLGIVRCPLYVMRDKRGGFPSFLRNNFVGNTKDQLLIGLEHAGILTQEEIEEVVHLSQC